One region of Anaeromyxobacter paludicola genomic DNA includes:
- the gmd gene encoding GDP-mannose 4,6-dehydratase, whose amino-acid sequence MKKALITGITGQDGSYLAELLLEKGYEVHGMIRRSSSFNTERIDHLYVDPHTAGARLFLHYGDLDDASSLNLLLKKIRPDEIYNLGAQSHVRVSFDVPEYTGQVTGLGVTRLLEAVRELGLSGTRLYQASSSEMFGASPPPQHEGTLFYPRSPYGAAKVYAYWMAVNYREAYGLHVSNGILFNHESPRRGETFVTRKVTRAAARIKVGLQQKLFLGNLEAKRDWGYAKDFVEAMWLMLQQEKPDDYVVATGEAHSVRELCERAFAHVGLDYRAHVEIDPRYFRPTEVDYLLGDCSKATRQLGWRPRTSFDELVRIMMDADLELAERERRAGAGPAVSRHG is encoded by the coding sequence GTGAAGAAGGCGCTCATCACCGGCATCACCGGACAGGACGGCAGCTACCTCGCCGAGCTGCTGCTCGAGAAGGGCTACGAGGTCCACGGGATGATCCGCCGCTCCTCGTCCTTCAACACCGAGCGGATCGACCACCTCTACGTGGACCCGCACACCGCCGGGGCGCGGCTCTTCCTGCACTACGGCGACCTCGACGACGCCTCCAGCCTGAACCTGCTCCTCAAGAAGATCCGGCCCGACGAGATCTACAACCTCGGCGCGCAGAGCCACGTCCGCGTCTCCTTCGACGTGCCCGAGTACACCGGCCAGGTGACCGGCCTGGGCGTGACGCGGCTCCTCGAGGCGGTCCGCGAGCTCGGCCTCTCCGGCACCCGCCTCTACCAGGCCTCGAGCTCGGAGATGTTCGGCGCCTCGCCGCCGCCGCAGCACGAGGGGACGCTCTTCTACCCCCGCAGCCCCTACGGCGCGGCCAAGGTCTACGCCTACTGGATGGCGGTGAACTACCGCGAGGCGTACGGGCTCCACGTCTCGAACGGCATCCTCTTCAACCACGAGTCGCCGCGGCGGGGCGAGACCTTCGTCACCCGCAAGGTGACCCGGGCGGCGGCGCGCATCAAGGTGGGGCTGCAGCAGAAGCTCTTCCTCGGCAACCTCGAGGCGAAGCGCGACTGGGGCTACGCCAAGGACTTCGTCGAGGCGATGTGGCTCATGCTGCAGCAGGAGAAGCCCGACGACTACGTCGTCGCCACCGGCGAGGCCCACTCGGTGCGCGAGCTCTGCGAGCGCGCCTTCGCCCACGTCGGGCTCGACTACCGGGCGCACGTCGAGATCGACCCGCGCTACTTCCGCCCGACCGAGGTGGACTACCTCCTCGGCGACTGCTCCAAGGCGACGCGGCAGCTCGGCTGGAGGCCCCGCACCAGCTTCGACGAGCTGGTGCGCATCATGATGGACGCCGACCTCGAGCTGGCGGAGCGCGAGCGGCGCGCCGGCGCCGGCCCGGCCGTGTCGCGGCACGGCTAG
- a CDS encoding GDP-L-fucose synthase family protein, producing MPIASWAGERVVVTGGAGFLGGHVVEALRARGAGEVFVPRSRDYDLTDMGAVRRLYRDARPTLVLHLAARVGGIGANQDNPGKFFYDNLMMGVQLLEVGRQVGLPKLVALGTICAYPKLTPVPFKEDDLWNGYPEETNAPYGLAKKMLLVQSQAYRQQYGFNSSVLFPVNLYGPGDNFDLHTSHVIPALVRKCVEARRRGDHRLVVWGDGSASREFLHVKDCAEGILAAAERFDGSEPVNLGAGFEIRIRDLVPLVARLCRFEGEVVWDTSKPNGQPRRMLDTSRAAALFGWRARIPFEEGLRETVAWYEARSAKELT from the coding sequence ATGCCGATCGCGAGCTGGGCCGGGGAGCGGGTGGTCGTGACCGGGGGCGCCGGGTTCCTCGGCGGCCACGTGGTCGAGGCGCTCCGCGCGCGCGGGGCGGGCGAGGTCTTCGTGCCGCGCTCGCGCGACTACGACCTCACCGACATGGGCGCCGTCCGGCGGCTCTACCGCGACGCCCGGCCCACCCTCGTGCTCCACCTCGCGGCCCGCGTGGGCGGCATCGGCGCCAACCAGGACAACCCCGGCAAGTTCTTCTACGACAACCTCATGATGGGCGTGCAGCTCCTCGAGGTGGGCCGGCAGGTGGGGCTCCCGAAGCTGGTCGCCCTCGGCACCATCTGCGCCTACCCCAAGCTCACGCCGGTCCCGTTCAAGGAGGACGACCTCTGGAACGGCTACCCCGAGGAGACCAACGCCCCCTACGGCCTCGCGAAGAAGATGCTGCTCGTCCAGAGCCAGGCCTACCGGCAGCAGTACGGGTTCAACTCCTCGGTGCTCTTCCCGGTGAACCTCTACGGCCCGGGCGACAACTTCGACCTCCACACGTCGCACGTCATCCCCGCGCTGGTGCGCAAGTGCGTCGAGGCGCGCCGCCGGGGCGACCACCGGCTCGTGGTCTGGGGCGACGGCTCGGCGAGCCGCGAGTTCCTGCACGTGAAGGACTGCGCCGAGGGGATCCTGGCGGCGGCCGAGCGCTTCGACGGCTCGGAGCCGGTGAACCTGGGGGCCGGGTTCGAGATCCGCATCCGCGACCTCGTGCCGCTGGTGGCCCGGCTCTGCCGCTTCGAGGGCGAGGTGGTCTGGGACACCTCGAAGCCGAACGGCCAGCCCCGGCGCATGCTCGACACCTCGCGGGCCGCGGCGCTCTTCGGCTGGCGGGCGCGCATCCCGTTCGAGGAGGGGCTGCGCGAGACGGTGGCGTGGTACGAGGCACGATCCGCGAAGGAGCTCACGTGA
- a CDS encoding glycosyltransferase family 2 protein, whose translation MARRPRICVVTPSLDQAAWLGSTVESVLSQEGDFELAYRVQDGGSTDGSLELLDRYAGRLVLESGKDGGQADAVNRGLRAADADVVGWVNSDDLLRPGALARVAAAFRDDPGLLWVHGRCDIVDAADRPIRRWVAAYKDRRCRRYSYRSLLVENFVSQMTVFWRREAHERVGYLDAGLRYAFDYEFWLRLGALAPPRFIDAPQAAFRWYETSKSGASFERQFEEDWEAFRRHAPPGDRLLRWRKRARTAQIVGAYRLLRMLR comes from the coding sequence ATGGCCCGCCGACCCCGCATCTGCGTCGTCACCCCCTCGCTCGACCAGGCCGCCTGGCTGGGCAGCACCGTCGAGAGCGTCCTATCCCAGGAGGGCGACTTCGAGCTCGCCTACCGGGTCCAGGACGGCGGGAGCACGGACGGCTCGCTCGAGCTCCTCGACCGCTACGCCGGGCGGCTGGTCCTCGAGAGCGGGAAGGACGGCGGCCAGGCCGACGCGGTCAACCGGGGGCTGCGGGCCGCCGACGCCGACGTGGTGGGCTGGGTCAACAGCGACGACCTCCTCCGACCGGGCGCGCTGGCGCGGGTGGCGGCCGCCTTCCGCGACGACCCCGGGCTCCTCTGGGTGCACGGGCGCTGCGACATCGTGGACGCGGCCGACCGGCCCATCCGCCGCTGGGTGGCCGCCTACAAGGACCGGCGCTGCCGCCGCTACTCCTACCGGTCGCTCCTGGTCGAGAACTTCGTGAGCCAGATGACCGTCTTCTGGCGGCGCGAGGCGCACGAGCGGGTGGGCTACCTCGACGCCGGCCTCCGCTACGCCTTCGACTACGAGTTCTGGCTCCGGCTCGGCGCCCTCGCGCCGCCGCGCTTCATCGACGCGCCGCAGGCGGCCTTCCGCTGGTACGAGACGAGCAAGAGCGGCGCCTCCTTCGAGCGGCAGTTCGAGGAGGACTGGGAGGCGTTCCGGCGCCACGCGCCGCCCGGCGACCGGCTGCTGCGCTGGCGCAAGCGGGCGCGGACCGCCCAGATCGTCGGGGCCTACCGCCTCCTCAGGATGCTCCGGTAG
- a CDS encoding glycosyltransferase family 4 protein encodes MPSPLPSRRGLPRPLRRVGIDCTLIRPDRLTGVERYALSLVTELAALAPEELVLFTHPEAPPALTRLPVEQHPAPWKVRVPVDQAWLPWAAARARVTLLHTLAFPTPLLWRGRAAITVHDATFWLHPDSVSAGMRVYYGPLFPQALARASAVFTVSEASRVDLVRAAGLPAERVHVTPNGVDERFFEARAPEGPRAPYLLSVATLEPRKNLPALLDAFRLLRRQGRDLELVLVGRQGWAQSLPLGDLAPHVRLTGTLPDAELPALYAGAACLVLPSLYEGFGLPLVEAMAAGTPAVASAIPALREVGGDAALYADPRDPASFAGAIARVLDDRDAARARAALGRERARGFTWRACAEKTLAVYRSILRRR; translated from the coding sequence ATGCCCTCCCCCCTCCCCTCCCGGCGCGGCCTGCCGCGCCCGCTGCGGCGCGTCGGCATCGACTGCACCCTGATTCGGCCCGACCGGCTGACGGGCGTCGAGCGGTACGCCCTGTCGCTCGTGACCGAGCTCGCCGCTCTCGCCCCGGAGGAGCTGGTCCTCTTCACGCACCCGGAGGCGCCGCCCGCCCTCACCCGGCTCCCGGTGGAGCAGCACCCCGCTCCGTGGAAGGTGCGGGTCCCGGTGGACCAGGCCTGGCTCCCCTGGGCGGCGGCGCGGGCGCGGGTCACCCTGCTCCACACCCTCGCCTTCCCCACCCCCCTGCTCTGGCGGGGGCGGGCCGCCATCACGGTCCACGACGCGACCTTCTGGCTCCACCCCGACTCGGTCTCGGCCGGCATGCGGGTCTACTACGGGCCGCTCTTCCCGCAGGCGCTGGCGCGCGCCTCGGCGGTCTTCACCGTCAGCGAGGCCTCGCGGGTGGACCTGGTGCGCGCCGCCGGGCTGCCGGCCGAGCGGGTGCACGTGACCCCGAACGGCGTGGACGAGCGCTTCTTCGAGGCCCGCGCGCCGGAGGGGCCGCGCGCGCCGTACCTCCTCTCGGTCGCCACCCTCGAGCCGCGCAAGAACCTCCCGGCGCTGCTCGACGCCTTCCGCCTCCTGCGCCGCCAGGGGCGCGACCTCGAGCTGGTGCTGGTGGGCCGCCAGGGGTGGGCCCAGTCGCTGCCGCTCGGCGACCTCGCCCCGCACGTCCGGCTGACCGGCACCCTGCCCGACGCCGAGCTCCCCGCGCTCTACGCCGGCGCGGCCTGCCTTGTGCTGCCCTCGCTCTACGAGGGGTTCGGGCTGCCGCTCGTGGAGGCGATGGCGGCGGGGACCCCGGCGGTGGCGAGCGCCATCCCGGCCCTGCGCGAGGTGGGCGGCGACGCCGCCCTGTACGCCGACCCGCGCGACCCGGCCTCCTTCGCCGGGGCGATCGCGCGGGTGCTCGACGATCGGGACGCGGCCCGCGCCCGGGCGGCGCTGGGGCGGGAGCGGGCCCGCGGCTTCACCTGGCGGGCCTGCGCCGAGAAGACGCTGGCGGTCTACCGGAGCATCCTGAGGAGGCGGTAG
- the rfbF gene encoding glucose-1-phosphate cytidylyltransferase — translation MKAVILCGGQGTRIREASEVLPKPLLPIGGKPIVWHIMKTYAAFGVKDFVLCLGYKGWLIKEFFLNYRAMTSDLTVHLGRDASVDIHGGNGVEDWRVTLAETGEATQTGGRVAAIRRYVEGDELFALTYGDGVADIDIDALVALHRQHGRVATVTAVRPPSRFGEMQIDGSSVREFNEKPQATGGFISGGFFILDAKRIWDYLSDDPKCVFEAEPLRRLVADGQLQAYEHTGFWQPMDTAREFTLLNDLWAKGQAPWKPRSDR, via the coding sequence ATGAAGGCCGTCATTCTGTGCGGTGGTCAGGGGACCCGCATCCGCGAGGCGAGCGAGGTGCTCCCGAAGCCGCTGCTGCCCATCGGCGGCAAGCCCATCGTCTGGCACATCATGAAGACCTACGCCGCCTTCGGCGTGAAGGACTTCGTGCTCTGCCTCGGCTACAAGGGCTGGCTCATCAAGGAGTTCTTCCTCAACTACCGCGCCATGACGAGCGACCTCACGGTCCACCTCGGGCGCGACGCCTCGGTGGACATCCACGGCGGGAACGGCGTCGAGGACTGGCGGGTCACGCTGGCCGAGACCGGCGAGGCCACGCAGACCGGCGGCCGGGTCGCGGCCATCCGGCGCTACGTCGAGGGGGACGAGCTCTTCGCCCTCACCTACGGCGACGGCGTGGCCGACATCGACATCGACGCCCTGGTGGCGCTCCACAGGCAGCACGGGCGGGTGGCCACGGTCACCGCCGTGCGCCCCCCGAGCCGCTTCGGCGAGATGCAGATCGACGGCTCCTCGGTCCGCGAGTTCAACGAGAAGCCGCAGGCGACGGGCGGGTTCATCAGCGGCGGCTTCTTCATCCTCGACGCCAAGCGCATCTGGGACTACCTGAGCGACGACCCGAAGTGCGTCTTCGAGGCCGAGCCGCTGCGCCGGCTGGTGGCCGACGGCCAGCTGCAGGCCTACGAGCACACCGGCTTCTGGCAGCCGATGGACACCGCCCGCGAGTTCACGCTCCTGAACGACCTCTGGGCCAAGGGCCAGGCGCCCTGGAAGCCCCGCTCCGACCGCTGA